Proteins from one Rosa chinensis cultivar Old Blush chromosome 7, RchiOBHm-V2, whole genome shotgun sequence genomic window:
- the LOC112177937 gene encoding probable leucine-rich repeat receptor-like protein kinase At1g35710 has product MRSLTFDRVCPLIYCLLLHVHLLSSQNYFPHFASASSTTEAEALLKWKASFLNQTSHNNQLKDWIYLPKSSDTNATNSSSTPKANGSPCIWTGISCNAAGRVTNITIASSGIQGMLHEFSFSSFPCLEYLDLSFNKLFDVIPPHISFLSKLFHLDLSNNQLSGRIPPKIGLLRNLTSLHLHRNNLSDDIPPSLGNLKSLVNLSMSYNLLNGSIPASLGGLINITILYLGKNNLSGTIPKELGNLKSLVDLQLSINRLSGSIPKTLGDLTYLTTLYLYSNNLSGTIPKELGNLKSMVDLRLSFNQLNGSISKTLGDLTNLTTLYLNSNNLSGTIPKELGNLKSLVDLELNTNQLSGSIPKTLGNLTNLTTLYLYRNNLSGVIPPSFGNLKSLVNLSMSYNLLNGSILASLGDLINITILYLGNNNLSGTIPKELGNLKYLTDLSLSTNQLSGSIPKTLGDLTNLTTLYLYSNNLSGTIPKELGNLKSLVNLQLSNNQLSGSIPTALGDLTNLTTLYLYSNNLSGTIPKELGNLKSLVNLQLSTNQLSGSIPTTLGDLTNLMTLYLHSNNLSGTIPKDLGNMKSLVALQLNTNQLSGSIPKTFGDLHNLKNLYLFGNQLSGFIPQNLGNTQKLTVLDLDNNHFSGYLPQNICRARSLIRFTAHNNHLIGPIPKSLKNCTSLFRVRLEGNQLIGNISEDFGVYPSLNFIDVSNNQLYGEISQNWGFCPNLTTLRLAGNKFTGSIPAEIGNATQIHELDLSSNGLVGKIPKEFGGLALMVKLMLDGNQLSGRVPLELKSLIDLEYLDLSANKFNDSIPSFVGDFVKLYYLNLSNNMFGQVHFPTSKHFKLLLQKHCKATTACVAT; this is encoded by the exons ATGAGATCTTTAACTTTTGATAGAGTATGCCCTTTAATTTACTGTCTTCTCTTGCACGTTCACCTACTTTCATCACAAAATTACTTTCCACATTTTGCTTCTGCTAGTTCAACTACTGAAGCGGAGGCTCTTCTCAAATGGAAAGCCAGCTTTCTAAATCAAACCTCTCATAATAACCAGCTCAAGGATTGGATTTACCTTCCCAAGAGTTCTGATACCAATGCCACCAATTCTTCCAGCACCCCCAAAGCAAACGGAAGCCCATGCATTTGGACTGGTATTTCATGCAATGCTGCTGGAAGAGTCACCAACATAACCATTGCCAGTTCCGGAATACAAGGTATGCTACATGAATTTTCATTCTCATCCTTCCCCtgtcttgaatatcttgatctCAGCTTCAATAAACTCTTTGATGTTATCCCACCTCACATCAGTTTCCTCTCCAAACTCTTTCATCTTGACCTCTCCAATAACCAGTTATCCGGGAGAATTCCACCAAAAATTGGTCTTCTCAGAAATCTTACCTCTCTCCATCTCCACAGAAATAATCTTTCTGATGATATTCCTCCTTCATTAGGGAATCTTAAATCACTTGTGAATCTATCAATGAGCTACAATCTACTCAATGGTTCAATTCCAGCATCACTTGGTGGGCTCATAAACATTACCATACTCTACCTCGGTAAAAATAACCTCTCTGGCACCATCCCAAAAGAGTTAGGGAACCTAAAATCTTTGGTAGATCTGCAGTTGAGCATCAATCGACTCAGTGGATCAATTCCAAAAACATTGGGTGATTTGACCTACCTTACCACTCTTTATCTTTATTCAAATAATCTCTCTGGCACCATTCCAAAAGAGCTAGGGAACCTGAAATCTATGGTGGATCTACGGTTGAGCTTCAATCAACTCAATGGTTCAATTTCAAAAACATTGGGTGATCTGACCAACCTTACCACTCTTTATCTTAATTCAAATAATCTCTCTGGCACCATTCCAAAAGAGTTAGGGAACCTCAAATCTTTGGTGGATCTAGAGTTGAACACCAATCAACTCAGTGGTTCAATTCCAAAAACATTGGGTAATTTGACCAACCTTACCACTCTCTATCTCTACAGAAATAATCTTTCTGGTGTTATTCCTCCTTCATTTGGGAATCTGAAATCACTTGTGAATCTATCAATGAGCTATAATCTACTCAATGGTTCGATTCTAGCATCACTTGGTGATCTCATAAACATTACCATACTCTACCTTGGTAACAATAACCTCTCTGGCACCATTCCAAAAGAGTTAGGAAACCTAAAATATTTGACGGATCTATCGTTGAGTACCAATCAACTCAGTGGTTCAATTCCAAAAACATTGGGTGATCTGACCAACCTTACCACTCTTTATCTTTATTCAAATAATCTCTCTGGTACCATTCCAAAAGAGTTAGGGAACCTGAAATCTTTGGTGAATCTACAATTGAGCAACAATCAACTCAGTGGTTCAATTCCGACAGCATTGGGTGATTTGACCAACCTTACGACTCTTTATCTTTATTCAAATAATCTCTCTGGTACAATTCCAAAAGAGTTAGGGAACCTGAAATCTTTGGTGAATCTACAGTTGAGCACCAATCAACTCAGTGGTTCAATTCCGACAACATTAGGTGATTTGACCAACCTTATGACACTTTATCTCCATTCAAACAACCTCTCTGGCACCATCCCAAAAGATCTAGGGAACATGAAATCTTTGGTAGCTTTACAGTTGAACACCAATCAACTCAGTGGTTCAATTCCAAAAACATTCGGTGACTTGCATAACTTGAAAAATTTATACCTCTTTGGCAACCAGCTTTCTGGCTTCATCCCTCAAAACCTAGGGAATACCCAAAAATTGACAGTATTGGATCTAGATAACAACCACTTTTCGGGTTATTTGCCACAGAACATTTGCCGAGCTAGATCTCTTATACGCTTTACAGCACATAACAACCATCTAATTGGCCCAATCCCAAAGAGCTTGAAAAACTGCACAAGCTTATTCAGAGTCCGTCTTGAAGGGAACCAATTGATAGGCAACATATCTGAAGACTTTGGTGTTTATCCTagtctcaattttattgatgtGAGCAACAATCAACTTTATGGAGAAATCTCACAAAATTGGGGATTTTGTCCAAATTTAACAACCCTACGACTAGCCGGAAATAAATTTACTGGTTCTATACCAGCTGAGATTGGAAACGCAACCCAAATTCATGAGCTGGATCTTTCATCAAATGGTTTAGTCGGGAAAATTCCAAAGGAGTTTGGGGGATTAGCTTTAATGGTGAAACTGATGTTGGATGGCAATCAACTTTCAGGTCGTGTCCCTTTAGAGTTGAAATCATTGATTGATCTAGAATATCTTGATCTATCAGCAAATAAATTCAATGATTCAATTCCAAGCTTTGTAGGTGACTTTGTCAAGTTATATTACTTGAATTTGAGCAACAACATGTTCGGTCAA GTCCACTTCCCAACATCAAAGCATTTCAAGCTGCTCCTGCAGAAGCATTGCAAGGCAACAACGGCTTGTGTGGCAACTTAA